The Corynebacterium suranareeae genome window below encodes:
- the msrA gene encoding peptide-methionine (S)-S-oxide reductase MsrA, producing the protein MAWFFTPEPVMVTPDEALKGGKHPVLENPAPHTVLGTPITGPWKDGQKRIWIGLGCFWGVEQMYWKMDGVEGTSVGYAGGFTPNPTYREVCSGRTGHTEIVEVVYDPSKISLEKLVASGLEAHDPTQGFRQGNDVGTQYRSAFYTETEEDAARVKAVVDAYGKTLKQHGFGEITTEIGVISPDQYFLAEDYHQQYLDKNPDGYCPHHSTGIPCGVDA; encoded by the coding sequence ATGGCATGGTTTTTCACTCCTGAGCCGGTGATGGTTACCCCTGATGAGGCGCTTAAAGGTGGCAAACATCCTGTTCTAGAAAATCCTGCGCCTCATACGGTGTTGGGTACTCCGATTACGGGTCCGTGGAAGGATGGCCAGAAGCGGATTTGGATTGGTCTTGGTTGTTTCTGGGGTGTGGAGCAAATGTATTGGAAGATGGACGGCGTTGAGGGCACGTCTGTCGGATATGCTGGCGGTTTCACTCCGAATCCGACGTATCGTGAGGTGTGTTCTGGTCGCACGGGGCACACGGAAATCGTTGAGGTTGTTTATGATCCTTCGAAGATTTCCCTCGAGAAGTTGGTCGCTAGTGGGTTGGAAGCACACGATCCGACTCAGGGTTTCCGCCAGGGTAATGATGTAGGTACGCAGTATCGTTCTGCTTTTTACACCGAGACCGAGGAGGACGCTGCTCGGGTAAAAGCCGTGGTTGATGCCTATGGAAAGACGCTGAAGCAGCACGGTTTTGGTGAGATCACCACGGAGATCGGCGTGATCAGCCCGGATCAGTACTTCCTGGCGGAGGACTACCACCAGCAGTACCTGGATAAAAACCCCGACGGGTATTGCCCCCACCACTCCACGGGGATTCCATGTGGGGTGGACGCTTAA
- the lldD gene encoding quinone-dependent L-lactate dehydrogenase: MVKRQLPNPAELLELMKFKKPELNGKKRRLDSALTIYDLRKIAKRRTPAAAFDYTDGAAEAELSIKRAREAFENIEFHPDILKPAEHVDTTTQILGGSSSMPFGIAPTGFTRLMQTEGEIAGAGAAGAAGIPFTLSTLGTTSIEDVKAANPNGRNWFQLYVMRDREISYGLVERAAKAGFDTLMFTVDTPIAGYRIRDSRNGFSIPPQLTPSTVLNAIPRPWWWIDFLTTPTLEFASLSSTGGTVGDLLNSAMDPTISYEDLKVIRELWPGKLVVKGVQNVADSVKLIDEGVDGLILSNHGGRQLDRAPVPFHLLPQVRKEVGNDPTIMIDTGIMNGADIVASVAMGADFTLIGRAYLYGLMAGGREGVDRTIAILRSEINRTMALLGVSSLEELEPRHVTQLAKMVPVSEATRTAAAEI, from the coding sequence ATGGTGAAACGTCAACTTCCAAACCCAGCCGAGCTCCTCGAGCTCATGAAGTTTAAAAAACCAGAGCTCAATGGCAAGAAGCGTCGCCTAGACTCCGCGCTCACCATCTACGACCTGCGCAAGATTGCTAAACGACGCACCCCAGCAGCTGCCTTCGACTACACCGATGGCGCAGCCGAAGCTGAACTATCAATTAAACGTGCACGTGAAGCTTTCGAAAACATCGAATTCCACCCAGACATCCTTAAACCCGCAGAGCATGTAGACACCACCACCCAAATCCTCGGTGGATCCTCCTCCATGCCGTTTGGTATCGCACCAACAGGCTTTACCCGCCTCATGCAAACCGAGGGTGAAATCGCAGGCGCTGGAGCCGCAGGCGCAGCAGGTATCCCATTCACCCTGTCCACACTGGGCACCACATCAATCGAAGACGTCAAAGCTGCCAACCCTAACGGCAGGAACTGGTTCCAGCTTTACGTCATGCGAGATCGCGAAATCTCCTACGGGCTCGTCGAACGTGCAGCTAAAGCAGGGTTTGACACCCTCATGTTCACGGTGGACACCCCCATTGCCGGCTACCGCATCCGCGACTCCCGCAACGGATTTTCCATCCCACCACAACTGACGCCATCCACCGTGCTCAACGCAATCCCACGGCCATGGTGGTGGATCGACTTCCTCACCACCCCAACCCTAGAATTCGCTTCACTGTCCTCCACCGGTGGCACCGTCGGAGATCTGCTTAACTCCGCCATGGACCCCACCATTTCCTACGAAGACCTCAAAGTCATCCGTGAATTGTGGCCGGGAAAGCTCGTGGTCAAGGGCGTGCAAAACGTAGCCGACTCCGTCAAGCTTATCGACGAAGGCGTCGACGGCCTCATCCTCTCCAACCACGGTGGACGCCAGCTCGACCGCGCACCAGTTCCATTCCACCTTCTGCCACAGGTACGCAAGGAAGTCGGCAACGACCCAACCATCATGATCGACACGGGCATCATGAACGGCGCCGACATCGTTGCCTCCGTAGCAATGGGAGCAGACTTCACCCTCATTGGTCGCGCATACCTCTACGGACTCATGGCCGGAGGTCGCGAAGGTGTCGATCGCACCATCGCCATCCTACGCAGCGAAATCAACCGCACCATGGCACTACTTGGTGTTTCCTCGCTTGAAGAACTCGAACCACGCCACGTCACCCAGCTGGCCAAAATGGTTCCAGTTTCTGAGGCCACCCGCACAGCAGCAGCTGAAATCTAA
- a CDS encoding HigA family addiction module antitoxin, with product MNTPIAAELFPVGELLAEELDARGWTQSDFAEVLGRPAQFVSEILSGKKEITRESASQIGAALGTSTELWLNLQDSYFLWKQSQDLKMQENLDAVKTRAQLQDLAPVSLLAKRGFITSTDLEVQKRQVLSLFGKSSFDDPSAIGFAARRSNGDEDFTALQHSWAACVKAVAKELDAAAFSRDLLHDLAKTLSKRMREPKAFAEFQSLFATVGVKLVYIESFPGGKLDGCAMMVDGHPVIGLSGRGKRLDKVLFTLLHEVAHILLGHLRDNGEVILDDLSADHGGKEAEADRLASKLAIPEPLPEIPARLNSTWIEQQANELDIAPIILIGRLQKEGFLSWKTTLVRNAPTAIQYLEHWKAPLPVNP from the coding sequence ATGAATACTCCAATTGCGGCGGAGCTGTTCCCTGTAGGGGAATTGCTTGCTGAGGAACTAGACGCACGCGGTTGGACCCAGTCCGACTTTGCGGAAGTGCTTGGTCGACCTGCGCAATTCGTCTCAGAAATCCTTTCTGGAAAGAAGGAAATCACACGTGAATCTGCATCACAAATCGGTGCAGCCTTAGGAACCTCCACAGAGCTTTGGCTGAACCTCCAGGATTCATATTTCCTCTGGAAGCAATCTCAAGATTTGAAAATGCAGGAGAATCTTGATGCAGTAAAAACTCGGGCACAGTTACAAGATCTTGCGCCAGTTTCGCTACTTGCAAAGAGAGGTTTCATCACTTCCACTGACCTAGAGGTTCAGAAGCGTCAAGTCCTTAGCTTATTTGGAAAATCCTCCTTCGACGATCCCTCTGCAATCGGTTTTGCTGCTCGTCGAAGCAACGGCGACGAAGACTTCACCGCCCTACAACACTCATGGGCTGCATGCGTTAAAGCGGTAGCCAAGGAGCTGGATGCTGCTGCATTCTCACGGGACTTACTACATGACTTAGCTAAGACTCTTTCTAAAAGAATGCGCGAACCTAAAGCGTTTGCTGAATTCCAGAGCTTGTTCGCTACGGTTGGCGTCAAGCTTGTGTACATCGAATCCTTCCCTGGTGGGAAACTCGATGGGTGTGCCATGATGGTCGATGGGCATCCTGTAATCGGACTTTCTGGGCGCGGAAAACGCCTTGATAAAGTACTCTTCACACTTCTCCATGAAGTAGCCCATATCCTCCTCGGTCATCTAAGGGACAACGGAGAGGTGATCCTTGATGACCTCTCCGCCGATCACGGAGGTAAAGAGGCTGAAGCTGATCGATTAGCAAGTAAACTTGCCATCCCAGAGCCGTTACCAGAGATTCCAGCGAGATTGAACTCAACGTGGATTGAACAACAGGCTAATGAATTGGACATTGCCCCTATCATCCTCATTGGTCGGCTCCAGAAAGAAGGCTTCCTTTCATGGAAAACAACTTTGGTGCGAAACGCTCCCACAGCCATCCAATACTTAGAGCACTGGAAAGCACCCCTTCCAGTCAACCCCTAG
- a CDS encoding amidohydrolase, with protein sequence MTIKALLADLDHTRDYREELYKYFHQHPELSLQEFKTSERIVAELESYGVDSITRIGETGVVAVIENGEGPVVALRGDIDALPMAEESGKEYAATGVTQVDKNTGKETPVAHSCGHDVHISSLLGAVEAFNSHKDAWSGTLMAVFQPAEETAAGARMMVEEGIVDKLPTPDVYLGQHVLGSLPGGAVGTREGAVMSEAASIEITLHGKGSHGSMPNLGVDPIVLGSAIVTRLQSVISREIAASETAVLTVGSFHSGTKSNIIPDSAVLQLNTRAFSKDVSKHLHEAIERIVRHECEAARCPKPPEFKYYDQYPLTNNDESVTERVRAAFDKFFGDNSVDLAQVPASEDFSIIPDAFGVPYSYWGLGGFADWKNAPGNHSPAFAPDIQPTLDRGVEALVVASSAWLIK encoded by the coding sequence ATGACAATCAAAGCTCTTTTAGCTGACCTCGATCACACCCGCGATTACCGCGAAGAACTGTATAAGTATTTCCATCAGCATCCTGAGTTGTCTTTGCAGGAGTTTAAGACATCAGAGCGGATAGTTGCGGAGCTGGAATCTTATGGGGTGGATTCGATAACCCGCATTGGGGAAACTGGCGTCGTTGCGGTTATCGAAAACGGCGAAGGTCCAGTTGTGGCTTTACGCGGTGATATTGATGCCCTTCCCATGGCTGAAGAATCCGGCAAAGAATACGCCGCAACTGGGGTTACCCAGGTAGATAAAAACACAGGTAAAGAAACTCCCGTTGCACATTCTTGTGGTCATGATGTGCATATTTCCTCACTGTTGGGTGCGGTTGAGGCGTTTAACTCCCATAAGGATGCGTGGAGTGGCACGTTGATGGCCGTTTTCCAGCCAGCGGAAGAAACGGCAGCTGGTGCGAGGATGATGGTGGAGGAGGGAATCGTCGATAAGCTTCCTACGCCGGATGTCTATCTAGGCCAGCATGTGCTGGGCTCCTTGCCTGGTGGGGCGGTGGGCACGCGTGAGGGGGCGGTGATGTCGGAGGCGGCGTCGATTGAGATCACCTTGCATGGCAAGGGTTCGCATGGTTCGATGCCGAATTTGGGAGTGGATCCGATTGTGTTGGGTTCGGCTATCGTGACGCGTTTACAGTCGGTGATTTCTCGGGAAATTGCAGCTAGTGAGACTGCTGTGCTGACGGTGGGCAGTTTCCATTCGGGCACAAAATCCAACATCATTCCTGATTCTGCGGTGCTGCAGCTCAATACGCGTGCGTTTTCTAAGGATGTTTCGAAGCATTTGCATGAGGCCATCGAGCGGATTGTGCGCCATGAATGCGAAGCCGCGCGCTGCCCGAAGCCACCAGAGTTTAAGTACTACGACCAGTACCCATTAACAAACAATGATGAATCTGTGACCGAGCGGGTTCGGGCGGCGTTTGATAAATTTTTCGGCGACAACTCAGTCGATCTGGCTCAAGTCCCAGCTTCTGAAGACTTCTCGATCATCCCCGATGCATTCGGTGTTCCTTATTCCTACTGGGGTTTGGGTGGATTTGCAGATTGGAAAAACGCGCCGGGTAACCACTCGCCCGCATTTGCCCCCGATATCCAACCAACCCTTGACCGTGGAGTAGAAGCGCTGGTGGTCGCGTCTTCAGCATGGTTAATTAAGTAG
- a CDS encoding type II toxin-antitoxin system RelE/ParE family toxin — protein MRVLFENEELQRAAEDPSYKPKRWSSDILKAYRRKIQFLRSAADERDLRALRSLNLEQLKGDRFGTSSIRLNKQYRLILKFLTEEDGRVVVVIELVDYH, from the coding sequence GTGCGCGTCCTTTTCGAAAATGAGGAACTCCAACGAGCCGCAGAGGATCCCTCCTATAAACCAAAACGTTGGAGTTCCGACATTCTCAAGGCATATCGGAGGAAGATTCAATTCCTTCGTTCTGCAGCAGATGAACGAGACTTAAGAGCCTTGCGGTCACTAAATCTCGAGCAATTGAAAGGTGATCGTTTTGGAACATCTTCGATTCGGTTGAATAAGCAGTATCGCCTTATTCTCAAGTTTCTAACCGAAGAAGATGGCCGAGTGGTCGTTGTTATTGAATTGGTTGATTATCACTAA
- a CDS encoding LURP-one-related/scramblase family protein yields MNPFLNDTLIVQQITSFLSNDFEIYNPEGDVVIRIKTEGSLGSRLVKGDRRFTLEDAFGTPLMQVRDPMNFVRDTYEIDDANGTPIAHVRKRFTFFNKRMDIELPGGSVIEMHGNFLGFDFEFRMGDRIPAHVSRKWSGAAKGFLGRSTYAVNFDAEAPEDIRKVIIGAMIALDLIRAKEQN; encoded by the coding sequence ATGAACCCATTCCTTAACGACACCTTAATTGTCCAACAAATCACCTCCTTTTTGAGCAATGATTTTGAAATCTACAACCCAGAAGGCGACGTAGTCATCAGAATCAAAACGGAAGGATCCTTAGGCTCACGGCTGGTCAAAGGCGATCGCCGATTCACCCTGGAGGACGCTTTTGGCACACCACTGATGCAGGTGCGTGACCCTATGAACTTTGTGCGCGACACCTACGAAATCGATGACGCGAATGGCACCCCGATTGCCCATGTGCGCAAGCGTTTTACCTTCTTTAACAAGCGCATGGACATTGAATTACCAGGTGGCAGCGTTATTGAAATGCATGGAAACTTCCTCGGGTTCGACTTTGAATTCCGCATGGGCGACCGAATTCCAGCGCATGTGTCCCGAAAATGGTCCGGCGCTGCCAAAGGATTTTTAGGCAGAAGTACCTATGCCGTGAACTTTGATGCGGAAGCTCCTGAAGACATCCGGAAAGTGATCATCGGCGCCATGATTGCGCTGGATCTTATTCGGGCAAAGGAACAAAACTAG